Proteins encoded in a region of the Thunnus maccoyii chromosome 4, fThuMac1.1, whole genome shotgun sequence genome:
- the LOC121895067 gene encoding cytosolic sulfotransferase 3-like — MALPPRPTLFDFHGVSMTKYFTDNWDNVQNFKARPDDILLATYPKAGNTWVSYVLDLLYFSQMSSERQESVSLHERVPFLELQMPGFPSGVDELNKLTTSPRIIKTHLPVQFIPKSFWEQNSKIIYVARNAKDSAVSYFHFDRMNKVQPEPGDWSSFLQRFIEGKMVFGSWYEHVRVWWEKKKTSSNILYLFYEDLIENTEQELSRLCSFLGLSPSEELKKQVIEKVLFDNMKKNKMVNGSNDEVFDFKISPFMRKGKVGDWRNHFTVEQNEQFDEDYEKKMKNTDLEFRTVL, encoded by the exons ATGGCGCTGCCACCTCGGCCTACGCTGTTTGACTTCCATGGAGTCTCCATGACCAAATACTTCACTGACAACTGGGACAACGTACAGAACTTCAAAGCCAGACCAGATGATATTCTCTTAGCCACTTATCCAAAAGCAG GAAACACATGGGTGTCCTACGTCCTTGACCTTCTGTACTTCAGCCAGATGTCATCTGAACGTCAGGAGTCAGTCTCTCTCCATGAGAGAGTGCCATTCCTGGAGTTACAAATGCCTGGGTTCCCATCAG GAGTGGATGAGCTGAATAAGTTAACCACCTCTCCACGCATTATCAAGACACACCTGCCAGTCCAGTTCATTCCAAAGTCTTTCTGGGAGCAGAACTCTAAG ATTATCTACGTGGCCCGCAATGCCAAGGACAGTGCAGTGTCCTACTTCCACTTTGATCGCATGAACAAGGTCCAGCCTGAGCCTGGAGACTGGAGCAGCTTCCTCCAGAGATTCATTGAGGGGAAAA TGGTGTTTGGTTCCTGGTACGAACATGTGAGAGTGTggtgggagaagaaaaagaccAGTTCTAATATCCTCTACTTGTTCTATGAGGATCTGATTGAG aATACTGAGCAAGAACTGAGTCGGCTGTGCTCGTTTCTGGGACTGTCTCCCTCCGAGGAGCTGAAGAAGCAAGTGATAGAAAAAGTTCTGTTtgacaacatgaagaaaaacaagatggtGAACGGCTCCAATGATGAAGTCTTTGACTTTAAGATATCTCCTTTCATGCGCAAAG GAAAAGTTGGTGACTGGAGGAATCATTTCACTGTTGAACAGAATGAACAATTCGATGAAGACTAtgagaagaagatgaaaaacaCTGATCTTGAATTTCGCACAGTTTTGTAG